Sequence from the Streptomyces sp. R33 genome:
GACCACCACCAGGTCCGCGTCGGCCAGCTCCTCGGCCCGGTCCACGAACCGCACCACGACCCCCGGCTCCGCCGCGAGCGCGTCGACGTCGGTGAAGTTCGACATCAGCGGCACCGCGCACACCGCGACCCGCAGGACGTCCTCGCCGACCGGCGGCGCCACGACCGACTCGCGCACCGCGCCCCGCAGCGAGACCCGGAGCCCGTCCTCCTCGTCGATGCCCAGCCCGTGCCGGAACGGCAGCACGCCGTACGTCGCCCGGCCGGTGAGGGAACGCAGCATCTCCATGCCCGGTTCCAGCAGCGACACGTCGCCGCGGAACTTGTTCACCATGTAGCCCGCGATCAGCTCCTGGTCCTGCGGCGACAGCAGCGCCGTCGTCCCGAAGAACGAGGCGAAGACCCCGCCCCGGTCGATGTCCCCGACCACGACCACCGGGAACCGCGCGGCCCGCGCGATGCCCATGTTCACGATGTCGGTCCGGCGCAGGTTGATCTCGGCCGGACTGCCCGCCCCCTCGCAGATCACGGCGTCATACGTGCCCCGCAGCTGCTCCAGGCAGTCCGTGACCACACCCAGAAGCCGTTCCTGGCGCCCCCCGTGGTAGCCGCGCGCACTCATCTCGCCCACCGGCTTGCCCAGCAGCACCACCTGGCTGCTCTGGTCGCTGCCGGGCTTGAGCAGCACCGGGTTCATCAGCGCCGTCGGCTCCACGCACGCCGCCTGCGCCTGCATCGCCTGCGCCCGCCCGATCTCGGCGCCCTCGCGCGTGACGAACGAGTTCAGCGACATGTTCTGCGCCTTGAACGGCGCCACCTTCACGCCCTGCCGGGCCAGCCAGCGGCAGATGCCCGCCGTGACCACGCTCTTGCCCGCGTCCGATGTCGTACCGGCGACGAGGAGTCCCCCGCCCAGCTTGCCGCCGCTCACGCGCGTCCCCTCCCCGCCACACGTGACACCGCACAGCGCAGTGCCACACACGCTCCCAGCGCCAGCCACGTCACCTGCCGTGACAGCCGCACCGCCCGTTCGATGTCCGCGACCTGCACCGGCCGCCCCGCCTCGCCGTTCAGTACGGCCCGGTGCTCGACCCGCCCTCCGTACGCCAGGGTGCCCCCCAGCCGTACGCCGAGCGCCCCGGCGAACGAGGCCTCCACGGGCCCGGCGTTCGGGCTCGGGTGCTCGGCCGCGTCCGCCCGCCAGGCCCGTACGGCTCCCCGCCGGTCGGGTCCGGCGATCACGGCGGCCAGGGCGGTCAGCCGGGCGCCCGGCCAGCCCGCGAGGTCGTCGAGCCGGGCCGAGGCCCAGCCGTAGCGAAGGTAGCGCGGGGACTTGTGGCCCACCATCGCGTCCAGGGTGTTCACGGCGCGGAAGGCCAGCAGCCCGGGGACACCGGCGGCGGCGCCCCACACGAGGGCCCCGACCACCGCGTCGGAGGTGTTCTCGGCGACGGACTCCACGACGGCGCGGGCCATCTGCTGCTCGTCCAGGGCCTGCGGGTCGCGCCCGCACAGGTGCGGCAGCCGCTCCCGGGCCACCTCGGCGTCCCCGGCGGCGAGCGCGCCGCCGATGGCGCGGGCCTCGCGGCCCAGCGAGGTGCCGCCGACGACGGCCCAGGTGGCCGCTGCGGTCAGGGCGATACGGGCGGCCGCGGGCCGGGAGCGCACGGCGCGGGCGCCCAGCGCGCCGACGGCGGCCGCGCCCCCGGCGCACAGGAGGGTGTGGAGGAGGCCCCGGGCGCGGTCGTCGCGCCACAGGGCGCCTTCGACGGCGGCGGCTGCTCGTCCGAAGGCGGCCACGGGGTGCCCTCGGCGCGGATCACCGAGGATCCGGTCGCCGATCAGGCCCGCCGTGGCGCCGTACGCGAAGACGCGATCGGCACGCATGGTGGCAGGTATGTCCTCACTCAGGGTCCGCGCCCTGGTTCGACGTGTCCGGCGGTGGGAGTTCCTGGCTCCCGGGGCGCACGTGCCGCGTGCTCCCCGGTGACAGTGGCGGGACCGCGCCGGATTCGCACCGGACTTCCTCTCCATGCCGCCGTATTGGCTCGGGCAGTCCACCACGCACCGCGAAGGCCCGTCAACTCGCCGTTGACCTGCGGCGGGGCAGCTCGCCACCATGGGCCGCAGGCACGCGAAAGCTCCCTCCGGGAAACCCGTAGGGAGCTTTCGTGCGCCGTGCCCGAATCGGTCAGCTGACGATCAGGTAGATCCCGTACGCCACGGCCGACGCGACGAGCGCGAAGCAGGCGTACGCGCCGCTGCGGGCCAGGGTGGCGGTGCCGCCCTGCTCGGTGGCGGTCTCGTGCTTGGACAGGCCCACCAGGCCCAGGGTGAACAGGGCCACGAGCGCGACGGTGGCGGAGAGGCTGACCCCGAAGACGGAGCCGAGTGCTGCCCAGTCGATCTTCATACTGCGGATTCCTCTGTCGTTCTCGGGGTCAGACCGCGGCGGCGGGAGCCGCCGGCGTGGCCGGGGCGGCCGCCGGGATGGTGGCCTTCAGGGCGTCGTCCGTGACCGCGGCGGTCGTACCGGCGGCGGCCTCGGCGGCCACGGTCGGCGGGACGGTGACGGCGGCCATGGCCGTGGTGACGACACCCGGCTCCTCGGCCGCGGCCGGCTGCACGTCGTTGACGTTGCTGTGGTCGACGACCTGGCGGCGGGAGATGAGCCAGATGGCGACGCACGAGGCGACCAGGAAGAGCGCGACGGCGGCGACGCCGACGTCACCCGTGCGCATGACCAGCTCGGCACCGGAGGCGACGACGGCCGCGGCCG
This genomic interval carries:
- a CDS encoding cobyric acid synthase; translated protein: MGGGLLVAGTTSDAGKSVVTAGICRWLARQGVKVAPFKAQNMSLNSFVTREGAEIGRAQAMQAQAACVEPTALMNPVLLKPGSDQSSQVVLLGKPVGEMSARGYHGGRQERLLGVVTDCLEQLRGTYDAVICEGAGSPAEINLRRTDIVNMGIARAARFPVVVVGDIDRGGVFASFFGTTALLSPQDQELIAGYMVNKFRGDVSLLEPGMEMLRSLTGRATYGVLPFRHGLGIDEEDGLRVSLRGAVRESVVAPPVGEDVLRVAVCAVPLMSNFTDVDALAAEPGVVVRFVDRAEELADADLVVVPGTRGTVKALEWLRERGLADALARRAAEGRPVLGICGGFQVLGEHIEDEVESRAGSVDGLGLLPVRIRFEREKTLERPSGTALGEEVAGYEIHHGVAEVLGGEPFLDGCRVGSVWGTHWHGSLESDGFRRAFLREVAAASGRRFVPSPDTSFSSLREEQLDLLGDLIAEHADTDALLRLIETGAPAGLPFLPPGAP
- a CDS encoding cobalamin biosynthesis protein; its protein translation is MRADRVFAYGATAGLIGDRILGDPRRGHPVAAFGRAAAAVEGALWRDDRARGLLHTLLCAGGAAAVGALGARAVRSRPAAARIALTAAATWAVVGGTSLGREARAIGGALAAGDAEVARERLPHLCGRDPQALDEQQMARAVVESVAENTSDAVVGALVWGAAAGVPGLLAFRAVNTLDAMVGHKSPRYLRYGWASARLDDLAGWPGARLTALAAVIAGPDRRGAVRAWRADAAEHPSPNAGPVEASFAGALGVRLGGTLAYGGRVEHRAVLNGEAGRPVQVADIERAVRLSRQVTWLALGACVALRCAVSRVAGRGRA